A stretch of the Perca fluviatilis chromosome 17, GENO_Pfluv_1.0, whole genome shotgun sequence genome encodes the following:
- the pomk gene encoding protein O-mannose kinase isoform X1: MLRKMQGTMGRRSNISISHGVPVVAVCLAALLLSNALIYLYLDSLYQTDEQLVSSHVGCVPQHFKMATMKNCNPWLQCSQINAEVHKLKLIGQGAVKKVYLAEWRGQKVALSKLSSLDYLEDFRHGLSMLQALQGPQVVQLVGFCLEDHTLVTEHHPLGPLLNLDGVLAQEQYQQHNKWQTRLRLATDYVFILHYLHNSPAGRRVMCDSNSLEKTLSQFLLTSDFHLVVNDLDALPEADPSRGLLVKCGHRELTGDFVAPEQLWPFRNEGKRFSDDLMPEYDEKTDIWKIPDVAWFLMGKVPGGDVVHFHLFQIHKECKKEDPKLRPSALDVLKVYKSVYSSMVQDHAGFRDML; the protein is encoded by the exons ATGCAGGGCACCATGGGTCGGAGGAGTAACATTTCAATCTCCCATGGTGTTCCAGTGGTTGCGGTGTGCCTTGCTGCTTTGCTCCTCAGCAATGCCTTGATCTACCTGTATCTGGACTCTTTGTATCAGACTGATGAGCAGCTGGTGTCCTCTCATGTAGGCTGTGTGCCTCAACACTTTAAAATGGCAACCATGAAAAACTGCAACCCCTGGCTCCAGTGTTCACAGATAAATGCTGAAGTACACAAGCTGAAGCTGATTGGCCAGGGAGCTGTTAAGAAG GTCTATCTGGCAGAGTGGAGGGGTCAGAAGGTGGCTCTGTCCAAACTATCCTCTCTGGATTACCTGGAGGATTTTCGCCATGGATTGTCCATGTTACAGGCCCTGCAGGGCCCACAGGTGGTGCAGTTAGTGGGGTTTTGCCTTGAAGACCACACCCTGGTCACGGAGCACCACCCACTTGGACCACTGCTTAACTTGGATGGTGTTCTTGCACAAGAGCAGTACCAGCAACACAACAAGTGGCAGACCCGGCTGAGGCTTGCTACAGATTATGTCTTCATCCTCCATTATCTCCATAACAGCCCAGCTGGACGGCGGGTTATGTGTGATTCCAACAGCCTGGAGAAAACTCTCTCCCAGTTTCTGCTGACAAGTGACTTTCATCTGGTAGTGAACGATCTTGATGCGCTACCTGAGGCAGACCCATCCAGAGGCTTGTTGGTTAAATGTGGTCACCGGGAGCTCACTGGGGACTTTGTTGCCCCAGAGCAGCTTTGGCCATTCAGAAACGAAGGGAAGCGATTTTCAGACGATCTCATGCCTGAGTATGATGAAAAGACAGACATCTGGAAGATCCCAGACGTGGCATGGTTCCTGATGGGAAAGGTACCTGGAGGGGATGTAGTCCACTTTCATCTTTTTCAGATCCACAAGGAGTGTAAGAAAGAAGACCCCAAGCTCCGCCCTTCAGCATTGGATGTTTTGAAGGTGTACAAATCAGTCTATAGCAGTATGGTGCAAGACCATGCTGGCTTTAGAGATATGCTGTAG
- the pomk gene encoding protein O-mannose kinase isoform X2, whose amino-acid sequence MQGTMGRRSNISISHGVPVVAVCLAALLLSNALIYLYLDSLYQTDEQLVSSHVGCVPQHFKMATMKNCNPWLQCSQINAEVHKLKLIGQGAVKKVYLAEWRGQKVALSKLSSLDYLEDFRHGLSMLQALQGPQVVQLVGFCLEDHTLVTEHHPLGPLLNLDGVLAQEQYQQHNKWQTRLRLATDYVFILHYLHNSPAGRRVMCDSNSLEKTLSQFLLTSDFHLVVNDLDALPEADPSRGLLVKCGHRELTGDFVAPEQLWPFRNEGKRFSDDLMPEYDEKTDIWKIPDVAWFLMGKVPGGDVVHFHLFQIHKECKKEDPKLRPSALDVLKVYKSVYSSMVQDHAGFRDML is encoded by the exons ATGCAGGGCACCATGGGTCGGAGGAGTAACATTTCAATCTCCCATGGTGTTCCAGTGGTTGCGGTGTGCCTTGCTGCTTTGCTCCTCAGCAATGCCTTGATCTACCTGTATCTGGACTCTTTGTATCAGACTGATGAGCAGCTGGTGTCCTCTCATGTAGGCTGTGTGCCTCAACACTTTAAAATGGCAACCATGAAAAACTGCAACCCCTGGCTCCAGTGTTCACAGATAAATGCTGAAGTACACAAGCTGAAGCTGATTGGCCAGGGAGCTGTTAAGAAG GTCTATCTGGCAGAGTGGAGGGGTCAGAAGGTGGCTCTGTCCAAACTATCCTCTCTGGATTACCTGGAGGATTTTCGCCATGGATTGTCCATGTTACAGGCCCTGCAGGGCCCACAGGTGGTGCAGTTAGTGGGGTTTTGCCTTGAAGACCACACCCTGGTCACGGAGCACCACCCACTTGGACCACTGCTTAACTTGGATGGTGTTCTTGCACAAGAGCAGTACCAGCAACACAACAAGTGGCAGACCCGGCTGAGGCTTGCTACAGATTATGTCTTCATCCTCCATTATCTCCATAACAGCCCAGCTGGACGGCGGGTTATGTGTGATTCCAACAGCCTGGAGAAAACTCTCTCCCAGTTTCTGCTGACAAGTGACTTTCATCTGGTAGTGAACGATCTTGATGCGCTACCTGAGGCAGACCCATCCAGAGGCTTGTTGGTTAAATGTGGTCACCGGGAGCTCACTGGGGACTTTGTTGCCCCAGAGCAGCTTTGGCCATTCAGAAACGAAGGGAAGCGATTTTCAGACGATCTCATGCCTGAGTATGATGAAAAGACAGACATCTGGAAGATCCCAGACGTGGCATGGTTCCTGATGGGAAAGGTACCTGGAGGGGATGTAGTCCACTTTCATCTTTTTCAGATCCACAAGGAGTGTAAGAAAGAAGACCCCAAGCTCCGCCCTTCAGCATTGGATGTTTTGAAGGTGTACAAATCAGTCTATAGCAGTATGGTGCAAGACCATGCTGGCTTTAGAGATATGCTGTAG